The Phoenix dactylifera cultivar Barhee BC4 chromosome 12, palm_55x_up_171113_PBpolish2nd_filt_p, whole genome shotgun sequence genome has a window encoding:
- the LOC103698805 gene encoding uncharacterized protein LOC103698805 — MENPIMESPQSATFSSTDVDNHSENMIPHHANDEEAEPKCDVSVEEIRSIMQVIAATGKFWHDWDMLKSLLSFQLKQVLVEYPEAQMVSGVESQQSSLSGETYPELVKWLDEALLSFVEGPPFTLQRAL, encoded by the exons ATGGAGAACCCAATCATGGAGAGTCCACAGTCAGCAACATTTTCTTCTACTGATGTTGATAATCACTCAGAGAATATGATCCCGCATCATGCAAATGATGA GGAGGCCGAGCCAAAATGTGATGTCAGTGTTGAAGAAATCAGAAGTATAATGCAGGTCATTGCTGCAACTGGAAAATTCTG GCATGATTGGGACATGCTGAAAAGCTTGCTATCATTTCAGCTAAAGCAG GTTTTGGTAGAATACCCTGAAGCCCAAATGGTCAGTGGTGTTGAGTCACAACAGAGTTCTTTATCAGGCGAAACATATCCAGAGTTAGTAAAATGGCTGGATGAAG CTCTATTAAGTTTTGTGGAAGGTCCTCCGTTTACACTGCAAAGAGCTCTGTGA